The Lutra lutra chromosome 15, mLutLut1.2, whole genome shotgun sequence genome includes a region encoding these proteins:
- the DUSP23 gene encoding dual specificity protein phosphatase 23, with protein sequence MGAQPPNFSWVLPGRLAGLALPRLPAHYQFLLDQGVRHLVSLTERGPPHGDSCPGLTLHRLRIPDFCPPAPEQIDRFVRIVDEASARGEAVGVHCALGFGRTGTMLACYLVKERGLAAGDAIAEIRRLRPGSIETYEQEKAVFQFYQRTK encoded by the exons ATGGGCGCGCAGCCGCCGAACTTCTCGTGGGTGCTCCCGGGCCGGCTGGCGGGGCTGGCGCTGCCGCGGCTCCCCGCGCACTACCAGTTCCTGCTGGACCAGGGCGTGCGGCACCTGGTGTCCCTGACGGAGCGCGGGCCCCCGCACGGCGACAGCTGCCCCGGCCTCACGCTGCACCGGCTGCGCATCCCTGACTTCTGCCCGCCGGCCCCCGAGCAGATCGACCGGTTCGTGCGCATCGTGGACGAGGCCAGCGCGCGCGGCGAG GCCGTGGGGGTGCACTGCGCCCTGGGCTTCGGCCGCACTGGCACCATGCTTGCCTGTTACCTGGTGAAGGAGCGGGGTCTGGCCGCAGGGGATGCCATCGCTGAAATCCGGCGCCTCCGACCTGGCTCCATCGAGACCTACGAGCAGGAGAAAGCCGTCTTCCAGTTCTACCAGCGGACTAAATAA